The genomic DNA TTCAGCCCGAAGTTCCTCAAGAAGGGTTCGATGCTCGACATCGTGACCCAGGTGCGTCCGCACAACCTCGTGCCGATGCTCCAGGTCGCCGTCAAGAACCCCGACCTCATCACGTACCTCGTCGGCGAGCTCATGAAGAACCACCGCAAGAAGGTCGACAGCCTGCGCATCTTCATGCCCACGGCGAAAGACGAGGACTGGACCCTCATCGACGCGGGCCAGCGTGCCCAGGTGATGAAGAAGGACCCTGAGAAGGGTGGAATCCTGCAGTTCGGCACCGAGGTGATCTCCTCGGCAGACGGTACCATCGCCGGCCTCCTCGGTGCGTCTCCTGGTGCGTCGACCGCCGTGCCGATCATGCTCGGCCTGCTGAAGTCGTGCTTCCCCGAGCACTACCCGAGCTGGGAGCCGGCACTGCGCGAGTTGATCCCGACGTTCGGCGAACAGCTGAACAAGGACGCGGCTCTGACGGAGCGCTCCACCGCGGCGACCGCCGCGACGCTCGGCATCAACGTCTGAGCTCCCGGTGGGCAAGCTCTACTTCCGCTACGGCGCGATGAATTCGGGCAAGTCCACGTCTCTCCTCCAGGCTGCCTACAACTATGAGGAGCGTGGTCAGCACGTCCTCCTCGCCAAGCCGGCGATCGACACCAAAGGCGCAACGCAGATCGAGAGCCGACTGGGGATGACCCGCGAGGTCGACTTCCTGATCGCGCCGGAGGATGACGCACGGGCACTGTTCTCGGCGCACCGCGAGCGGATGCGGCGTTCCTCCGACGATGAGCTGCTCCCCGGCGGCCCTGTCGACGTCGCCTGCCTCCTGGTCGACGAGGCGCAGTTCCTCACCGCTGCGCAGATCGACGACCTCTTCCGGATCGCGGTCGACGACGGCATCCCGGTGATGGCCTACGGCATTCGCAACGACTTCCGCACGCAGGCCTTTCCGGGCTCGGCGCGACTGCTCGCGATCGCGCACTCGCTGGAGGAACTGAAGACCATCTGCCGCTGCGGTCGCAAGGCGGTGTTCAACGGCCGGGTGATCGACGGGCGTTTCGTCTTCGACGGCGATCAGGTCGCGATCGACGGGGGCGGCGACAAACTCGTCACGACGTACGAATCGCTGTGCGGCGCCTGCTACCTCGACGAGTCCGGCGGTCGTCTGAGCTGAGCGCGCCTGCGTAAACCCGGTCGTTGAGCGAGCGAAGCGAGACGAAACGCCTTGATCCGGCGTACGACGTCGGACGACACGTTTCGTCCCGGTCGCTGGCGCTCCCTTGCTCGACGACCGGAGCAGGCGCGTGCTTGCGTGGTCTGACCACACAGGCTACTCTGTGGTCAGACCACAGGAGGACGGATGTCGGAGCACAACGAGACCGAGTCGGCGCCCCGCGCCTGGCGACTCGTGCTGGAGAGCATCGAACGCGACCTCCTCGACGGGCGTCTCGGTCCTGGCGACCGCATCGCGTCGGAGCGCGACCTCGCCGCCGACCTGGGCGTCGGACGCTCCAGCGTCCGTGAGGCGCTGCGGGTGCTCGAGGTGATGGGGTTGATCCGCACCGCGACCGGCTCAGGCCCGCAGTCCGGCGCGATCGTCATCGCCACGCCCACCGGCGGCCTGTCGACGCTGCTGCGTCTTCAGGTGGCAGCGCACGGCTTTCCGCTCGAGGATGTCGTCCGCACCCGTCTCGTGCTCGAGGATGCCGTCGTCACCGCCCTCGCCGGCGCGCACAACCGAGACCTGTCTGCCGCGCACCAGACCCTGGACGCGATGGATGCGGCGGACCTCAGCCCTTCCGAGTTCCTGGCGCTCGACGCGCAGCTGCATCTCGCGCTGGCGGAGTCCAGCGGCAACACCGTCATCGCCGCGATGATGACGGGCCTGCGCACGTCCATCGAGTCGTACGTGCAGGAGGGGGCCGTCGCCATCGCCGACTGGGATGCGATGTCGGCCCTGCTGCGTTCCGAGCACCGCGCCCTCGTCGCCGCGATCGATGCCAGCGACGTGGATGCCGCCCGCAGCCTCGTCCATGCCCACATCACCGGCTACTACACGGCGACGGGCCTCACGCGCCGCGCCGATGCACGAAACCCCACATCCACCGACTGAGAGGAACACCATGGTCACGCGCCAGGTTCCCAACCCTGTTGAGCTCTTCGAGCTGATGAAGTTCAAGAAGCCCGAACTGAACGGCCGGAAGCGCCGCCTGGACTCGGCGCTCACGATCGACGATCTGCGCCTCATCGCCAAGCGCCGCACGCCGAAGGCGGCCTTCGACTACACCGACGGCGCCGCCGAGGGCGAACTCTCGTTGACCCGCGCGCGCCAGGCGTTCCAGGACATCGAGTTCCACCCCGGCATCCTGCGTCCTGCCCCCGACGTCGACACCTCTGTCGACATCCTCGGCGGTCCGAGCGCTCTCCCGTTCGGCATCGCTCCGACGGGGTTCACGCGTCTCATGCAGACCGAGGGGGAGGAGGCCGGGGCCGGAGCCGCGGCGGCCGCCGGCATCCCGTTCACGCTCTCCACCCTCGGCACCACGTCGATCGAAGGCGTGAAGGCCGTGAATCCGCACGGGCGCAACTGGTTCCAGCTCTACGTCATGCGCGATCGGGAGATCTCCTACGAACTCACCCGCCGCGCCGCCGGCGCCGGGTTCGACACGCTGCACTTCACGGTGGACACCCCAGTCGCCGGAGCGCGCCTGCGGGACAAGCGCAACGGTTTCTCGATCCCGCCGCAGCTGACGCTCGGAACCATCATCAACGCGATCCCTCGGCCGTGGTGGTGGTACGACTTCCTCACCACGCCGAAGCTCGAGTTCGCTTCGCTGAGCACCACCGGCGGCACCGTCGGTGAGCTTCTGGATGCCGCGATGGATCCCACCATCAGCTACGACGATCTCGCGGTGATCCGTGACATCTGGCCGGGGAAGATCGTCATCAAGGGCGTGCAGGCGGTCGAGGACGCGCTGACGCTGCGTGACGCAGGTGTCGATGGCATCGTGCTGTCCAACCACGGCGGCCGTCAGCTCGATCGCGCACCGATTCCGTTCCACCTGCTGCCATCGGTGCGATCGGCGGTGGGAGACGACTTCACGGTGATGATCGACACGGGCATCATGAACGGTGCCGACATCGTGGCCTCGGTCGCACTCGGTGCCGACTTCACGCTGATCGGCCGCGCCTATCTTTACGGGCTGATGGCCGGCGGTCGTGCAGGCGTCGACCGCACGATCGACATCCTGCGCAGCGAGATCGTGCGCACGATGCGTCTGCTCGGTGTCTCTTCGCTGGCCGAGCTGGAGCCGGGGCACGTCACGCAGCTGCAGAGGCTGGTTCCGGTATCCCGCCGCGGGGTACCTCGTGTCCGTGCGGCGGACGTCTCGGCATGACGCGGCTGAAGATCGAGATATCCGTTCCCGCGAGTCACGCCGAAGCGGTGATCCACGCCCTGCACGCCGCCGGTGCGGGGCGGATCGGGGCGTACGAGCGGTGCACCAGCTCCTGGAAGGTGACGGGCCGCTGGCAGGCCCTCCCCGGCTCGCAGCCGTATGAGGGCGACGTGGGCGCGGTGCAGCGCAGCGAGGAGATCCGGATCGAGTCCGTCTGCGACGTCGAGCAGGCCGGTGCCGTCCAGGAAGCGATCCGCCAGGCCCACCCCTACGAGGAGGCGGTCATCCACTTCCTGCCGATCTACGAGCCGTAGCGCGGCTCAGCGGACCCGGGCCGCCGGGTTCAGTGTCTTCAGCAGCTCATCGAGCTTGTCTGCGGTGTCCTCCCAGCCGTCCACGGCCACGGAGGGCACGCCGATGGCGAGCACCGGGTAGTCGTTCCCGCCTTCGTCGAGGCGGTCGCCGTAGAAAAGCATGCTGGACAGCGGGATGCCGGTGCGCTCGGTGAGCTGCTGCATCCCGTAGGCCTTGTCGATGCCGGCGCGAGTGATGTCGATCGAAGTCGATCCACCGGAGCGCACCTCGAGACCTGGCAGGCGCGCGGCGACGGCGTCGCGCAGTGCTGCGCGCTTGGCCTCTGTCGGATCCCATGCGTGTTTCGCGTCGCGCGGGGCCTGCTGGCCGAGGGCGGAGAAGGTGATCTGCGAGCCGCGGTCCTCGAGGATGTCGCCCCAGGGCTCCGGCTCCCAGAAGCCGAGCCGCTCGGCTTCCTCGCGCAGTGCGGTGAGAGCCCCGGACTTCTCGTCATCGGAGAGATCGTGCGCGTAGACGAGCTCGAAGCCGGATCCGTCGTGGCGGAGATAGCGCGTGCCGCACGTCGGCAGCAGGTGCAGGCGCGCCAGCGTCGCGGCATCCGCGTCGCCGAGCTGGGCGACCACCTGCGTGCGGAACTGCTCCTCGTTGCCGCCGGAGATGATGGCGACGTCGACCGAGCGCAACAGGGCGCGAAGCAGGTTCGCGATGCGCGAGCTGATCGCTCCCTTGGACGGAGCGAGGGTGTCGTCGAGGTCGAAGGCGACAAGGGTGGGCGCAGTCATGATGCTTCCAGATTAGGGGAGCGCTCCTGCGAGGGGCGTGGGGCGAACAGCAGCGTGCAGGCGATCGCGAGGAGGACACCGGCGGTGGCGCCGACGGAGTTCGCGACGATGTCGTTCACGGTCGCTGCGCGATGGGGAAGCGCCACGCGCTGAACACCCTCGATCAGGACCGAGATCGCAGGTCCGGTGAGGAGCGAGAGCACCCAGATCCGCCGCGGCAGGAGCACGAAGGCCAGAGCGCCGACAGGCACGAAGACGAGGATATTGGCGAAGATCTCGAGCTCCGTGAATCCCCATCGGCTCCAACCCAGCTGGTGGACGATGTCGACGACCCGGTCGAGGAGA from Microbacterium sp. LWO13-1.2 includes the following:
- a CDS encoding thymidine kinase, whose protein sequence is MGKLYFRYGAMNSGKSTSLLQAAYNYEERGQHVLLAKPAIDTKGATQIESRLGMTREVDFLIAPEDDARALFSAHRERMRRSSDDELLPGGPVDVACLLVDEAQFLTAAQIDDLFRIAVDDGIPVMAYGIRNDFRTQAFPGSARLLAIAHSLEELKTICRCGRKAVFNGRVIDGRFVFDGDQVAIDGGGDKLVTTYESLCGACYLDESGGRLS
- a CDS encoding FCD domain-containing protein, whose protein sequence is MSEHNETESAPRAWRLVLESIERDLLDGRLGPGDRIASERDLAADLGVGRSSVREALRVLEVMGLIRTATGSGPQSGAIVIATPTGGLSTLLRLQVAAHGFPLEDVVRTRLVLEDAVVTALAGAHNRDLSAAHQTLDAMDAADLSPSEFLALDAQLHLALAESSGNTVIAAMMTGLRTSIESYVQEGAVAIADWDAMSALLRSEHRALVAAIDASDVDAARSLVHAHITGYYTATGLTRRADARNPTSTD
- a CDS encoding alpha-hydroxy acid oxidase, with the protein product MVTRQVPNPVELFELMKFKKPELNGRKRRLDSALTIDDLRLIAKRRTPKAAFDYTDGAAEGELSLTRARQAFQDIEFHPGILRPAPDVDTSVDILGGPSALPFGIAPTGFTRLMQTEGEEAGAGAAAAAGIPFTLSTLGTTSIEGVKAVNPHGRNWFQLYVMRDREISYELTRRAAGAGFDTLHFTVDTPVAGARLRDKRNGFSIPPQLTLGTIINAIPRPWWWYDFLTTPKLEFASLSTTGGTVGELLDAAMDPTISYDDLAVIRDIWPGKIVIKGVQAVEDALTLRDAGVDGIVLSNHGGRQLDRAPIPFHLLPSVRSAVGDDFTVMIDTGIMNGADIVASVALGADFTLIGRAYLYGLMAGGRAGVDRTIDILRSEIVRTMRLLGVSSLAELEPGHVTQLQRLVPVSRRGVPRVRAADVSA
- a CDS encoding HAD-IIB family hydrolase; this encodes MTAPTLVAFDLDDTLAPSKGAISSRIANLLRALLRSVDVAIISGGNEEQFRTQVVAQLGDADAATLARLHLLPTCGTRYLRHDGSGFELVYAHDLSDDEKSGALTALREEAERLGFWEPEPWGDILEDRGSQITFSALGQQAPRDAKHAWDPTEAKRAALRDAVAARLPGLEVRSGGSTSIDITRAGIDKAYGMQQLTERTGIPLSSMLFYGDRLDEGGNDYPVLAIGVPSVAVDGWEDTADKLDELLKTLNPAARVR
- a CDS encoding VanZ family protein, translated to MRGLLPPPRRITRGAATVIGILLLAALAMLTLTPPRIEERMPNLLDRVVDIVHQLGWSRWGFTELEIFANILVFVPVGALAFVLLPRRIWVLSLLTGPAISVLIEGVQRVALPHRAATVNDIVANSVGATAGVLLAIACTLLFAPRPSQERSPNLEAS